A genomic region of Lachnoclostridium edouardi contains the following coding sequences:
- a CDS encoding sigma 54-interacting transcriptional regulator — translation MKDVIIQAEKFAAVDSTILITGETGTGKELFAQSIHNAGKRSSGPFRAVNCASIPEALLESELFGYESGAFTGARKNGKKGYFELASKGTLFLDEIGEIPCSLQSALLRVLQEHSIIRVGGRQDYPCKCQNYLRHPPGSKESL, via the coding sequence ATGAAAGACGTGATTATACAAGCTGAAAAATTTGCGGCTGTAGATTCTACAATTTTAATTACCGGAGAAACAGGAACCGGGAAAGAGCTATTTGCTCAAAGTATACACAACGCAGGCAAACGCAGTTCCGGACCTTTTAGGGCTGTAAACTGCGCCTCTATTCCAGAGGCTCTTCTGGAAAGCGAGCTGTTTGGCTATGAAAGCGGGGCTTTTACCGGAGCCCGGAAAAATGGAAAAAAGGGGTATTTTGAATTGGCCTCTAAGGGCACTTTATTTTTAGATGAAATCGGAGAAATTCCCTGCAGCCTGCAGTCCGCTTTATTAAGAGTTCTGCAGGAGCATTCTATTATAAGAGTGGGGGGGAGACAGGATTATCCCTGTAAATGCCAGAATTATCTGCGCCACCCACCAGGATCTAAAGAAAGCTTGTGA
- a CDS encoding enolase C-terminal domain-like protein: protein MVPTIVKMEVYPVAGKDCMELNLSGAHAPYFTRNIVVLHADNGETGVGEVPGGQKITKALEECIPLVEGTKISQYKSTLLKVKKHLDSKGEEDVRGNQTFDLRTGVHVLTAIEAPCLDLLGKHLGVPVCELLGDGQQRDKVRMLGYLFFVGDRNKTDLPYDSEPDSDCEWYRIRHEEALTADKIVEFAKATKEKYGFQDFKLKGGVLPGNEEMDVIRALKKEFPDARIDLDPNGGWLLEEAVEYVKGMQGILTYCEDPCGAEGVYSGREIMSEFRRRTGFPTATNMIATDWREVGHSLESQAVDIILADPHFWTMSGSVRVAQMCHDFGYTWGSHSNNHFDISLAMFTHVGAAVPGEYNALDTHWIWQEGLERLTKEPLQIVDGCVEVPKKPGLGIEVDMDQVLKAHQVYMDNCLGARDDAMGMQYLIPGWKFNPKKPCLVR from the coding sequence ATGGTACCTACAATCGTAAAAATGGAAGTATATCCAGTGGCCGGAAAAGACTGTATGGAGCTGAATTTAAGCGGAGCTCATGCCCCTTATTTTACCAGAAATATTGTAGTGCTTCATGCTGACAATGGTGAAACAGGGGTAGGCGAGGTTCCGGGAGGACAGAAGATTACAAAGGCTTTAGAGGAGTGTATTCCTTTAGTGGAGGGAACAAAGATCTCCCAGTACAAAAGCACTTTGCTGAAGGTGAAAAAGCATCTGGATTCTAAGGGAGAGGAAGATGTAAGAGGAAATCAGACATTTGACCTGCGCACAGGAGTACATGTGCTTACTGCTATTGAAGCGCCTTGTCTGGACTTATTAGGAAAGCATCTGGGAGTTCCTGTATGCGAGCTGTTAGGAGACGGACAGCAGAGAGATAAAGTAAGAATGCTGGGCTATTTATTCTTTGTAGGCGACAGAAATAAAACAGACCTGCCTTATGATTCAGAGCCGGACAGCGACTGCGAGTGGTACAGAATCCGCCATGAGGAGGCTCTTACAGCAGATAAAATCGTAGAATTTGCAAAAGCCACAAAAGAAAAATACGGCTTCCAGGACTTTAAGTTAAAAGGCGGAGTTCTGCCTGGAAATGAAGAGATGGACGTAATCCGCGCTCTGAAAAAAGAATTTCCGGACGCCAGAATTGACCTGGACCCTAACGGCGGCTGGCTGTTAGAGGAAGCTGTAGAATATGTAAAGGGAATGCAGGGCATTCTTACATACTGCGAAGACCCATGCGGCGCAGAGGGAGTATACTCCGGCAGAGAGATTATGAGCGAGTTTAGACGCCGCACAGGCTTCCCTACAGCAACTAATATGATTGCTACAGACTGGAGAGAAGTAGGACATTCTCTAGAATCTCAGGCAGTAGATATTATTCTGGCTGATCCTCATTTCTGGACTATGAGCGGATCTGTAAGAGTAGCTCAGATGTGCCATGACTTTGGATATACATGGGGCTCCCATTCCAATAACCATTTTGATATTTCTCTGGCTATGTTTACTCATGTTGGAGCAGCAGTTCCAGGAGAGTATAATGCATTAGATACACACTGGATCTGGCAGGAAGGTCTGGAGAGACTGACAAAAGAGCCTCTTCAGATAGTTGACGGCTGCGTGGAGGTTCCTAAAAAACCAGGACTGGGCATCGAGGTAGATATGGACCAGGTATTAAAGGCTCATCAGGTTTATATGGATAATTGTCTGGGAGCAAGAGACGACGCTATGGGTATGCAGTACCTGATTCCAGGATGGAAGTTTAATCCAAAGAAACCTTGCCTGGTAAGATAA
- a CDS encoding AAA-type ATPase lid domain-containing protein, whose amino-acid sequence MCATHQDLKKACEENRFRQDLYHRLNILRLNIPPLTQRPEDIPILAQFLLQKTARRLGILPAVPDREIIKMLENCNFSGNVRELEAMMERLNVLKSGQTVSASEFTQIFSDKLFSDAGKTCRLMADEMLHQKQPKEDALILPLAEAEKQYILSVMEACGGNKALMCRYLKIRKSTLWRKLKQYRLNENL is encoded by the coding sequence ATCTGCGCCACCCACCAGGATCTAAAGAAAGCTTGTGAAGAAAATCGTTTCCGCCAGGACTTATATCACCGCTTAAATATTTTAAGGCTGAATATTCCTCCCTTAACTCAAAGACCTGAGGACATCCCTATTTTGGCCCAATTTCTCCTTCAAAAAACTGCCCGCCGCCTGGGAATTTTGCCGGCTGTACCTGACCGGGAAATTATTAAAATGCTGGAAAACTGCAATTTCAGTGGAAATGTGAGGGAGCTGGAGGCAATGATGGAGCGCCTGAATGTATTAAAAAGCGGTCAGACTGTATCAGCTTCAGAATTTACTCAGATTTTTTCCGACAAGCTTTTTTCTGACGCCGGAAAAACCTGCCGCCTGATGGCAGATGAAATGCTGCATCAAAAACAGCCAAAGGAAGACGCTTTGATTCTTCCTTTGGCTGAAGCAGAAAAGCAATATATTCTTTCTGTAATGGAAGCCTGCGGCGGCAACAAGGCTTTAATGTGCCGTTATTTAAAAATCAGAAAAAGCACCTTGTGGCGAAAACTAAAGCAATACAGGCTGAATGAAAATCTTTGA
- a CDS encoding PHP domain-containing protein: MNLYYDLHIHSCLSPCGDQDMTPANIAGMAAVKGLDVIAVTDHNSCKNCPAVLAAAREYGVLAIPGMEICTQEEVHAVCLFSELEAAMDFDDYVYQRLMPVENRPDIFGKQEIYNCNDQVQGTVPYLLINACSISFDQLWRLVRERNGVMFPAHVEKPANSLIANLGFVPPDSEFKTAELKNLKKLHEMRREHPYLEQCRIISNSDAHYLEDINEPLLTIDVKEKSAEAVIWALL, from the coding sequence ATGAATCTGTATTATGATCTCCACATCCATTCCTGTTTATCTCCCTGCGGGGATCAGGATATGACTCCCGCCAATATTGCAGGTATGGCTGCAGTAAAGGGATTGGACGTCATTGCAGTGACAGATCACAATTCCTGTAAAAATTGTCCGGCAGTGCTGGCCGCTGCCAGAGAGTATGGAGTGCTGGCCATACCAGGCATGGAAATATGCACTCAGGAGGAGGTGCACGCAGTCTGTCTGTTTTCTGAGCTGGAGGCGGCTATGGATTTTGACGACTATGTGTATCAGCGGCTGATGCCTGTGGAAAACAGGCCGGATATATTTGGAAAGCAGGAAATTTATAATTGTAATGATCAGGTGCAGGGGACGGTGCCTTATTTGCTTATAAATGCCTGCAGTATTTCTTTTGATCAGCTGTGGCGGCTGGTGCGGGAAAGAAATGGAGTTATGTTTCCGGCTCACGTGGAAAAGCCGGCCAATAGTTTGATTGCCAATCTGGGGTTTGTGCCTCCTGACAGTGAGTTTAAAACGGCAGAGCTGAAGAATCTGAAAAAACTCCATGAAATGAGAAGAGAACATCCTTACTTGGAGCAGTGCAGGATTATCAGCAATTCAGACGCTCATTATCTGGAAGATATTAACGAGCCGCTGCTGACCATTGATGTGAAAGAAAAAAGCGCTGAAGCAGTCATTTGGGCATTGCTGTAA
- a CDS encoding [Fe-Fe] hydrogenase large subunit C-terminal domain-containing protein, whose amino-acid sequence MDKFYHSVHLEQELCKGCINCIKRCPTEAIRVRGGKAQINSKFCIDCGECIRVCPHHAKQATYDSLDVIKKYEYTVALPAPALYSQFNNLDDVNIVLNALLMMGFDDVFEVSAAAELVSEATREYISSHEEDLPLISTACPSVVRLIRVRFPNLISHMLPLNPPVEVAACLAVERAVKKTGLAREKIGICFISPCPSKVTYSKAPLGTEKSQIDHVLAIKDVYPHLLHYMKAVGDEPADIGMSGKIGISWGRSGGEAGGLFTESYLAADGIENVIRVLEDLEDQKFTNLQFVELNACNGGCVGGVLTVENPYVAEVKLKRLRKYMPVARSHMEEEEAEGFINWTESVEFEPVFNLGQTMMESFFRLNQVERLCKKLPGLDCGSCGAPTCKALAEDIVRGNAREEDCVYYLRESLHKLSQEVSALADDMAAGEKGGQETLRLLKEYIHKISEDMSRLDKDKKGEAAGEGRE is encoded by the coding sequence GCAGATCAACAGTAAGTTTTGTATTGACTGCGGCGAGTGTATCAGGGTCTGTCCTCATCATGCAAAGCAGGCTACATATGACAGTCTGGACGTGATAAAAAAATATGAATATACTGTAGCCTTGCCGGCGCCTGCTTTATACAGCCAGTTTAATAATCTGGACGATGTAAATATTGTTCTGAACGCCCTTTTGATGATGGGGTTTGACGATGTATTTGAAGTAAGCGCGGCGGCGGAGCTGGTGTCTGAGGCAACCAGAGAGTATATTTCTTCCCATGAGGAGGATTTGCCTTTAATCAGCACCGCCTGTCCGTCAGTAGTGCGTCTGATCAGGGTTAGATTTCCCAACCTGATTTCTCACATGCTGCCGTTAAATCCTCCGGTGGAGGTGGCGGCCTGTCTGGCTGTGGAAAGGGCTGTGAAAAAGACGGGACTGGCCAGAGAAAAAATAGGCATCTGCTTTATTTCCCCTTGTCCGTCTAAGGTGACTTATTCTAAGGCCCCTTTGGGCACGGAAAAAAGCCAGATTGATCATGTGCTGGCGATTAAAGACGTTTATCCCCATTTACTTCATTATATGAAGGCAGTGGGAGACGAGCCTGCAGATATTGGCATGTCCGGAAAAATCGGTATCAGCTGGGGAAGAAGCGGAGGGGAGGCAGGAGGACTGTTTACAGAAAGCTATTTGGCTGCGGACGGCATTGAAAATGTAATCAGGGTCCTGGAGGATCTGGAGGATCAGAAGTTTACGAACCTTCAATTTGTAGAGCTGAACGCCTGCAACGGCGGCTGTGTCGGTGGAGTTTTGACAGTGGAGAATCCTTATGTGGCTGAGGTAAAGCTGAAAAGGCTGAGAAAATATATGCCTGTGGCCAGAAGCCATATGGAGGAAGAGGAGGCGGAAGGGTTTATTAACTGGACGGAAAGCGTAGAGTTTGAACCGGTATTTAATTTAGGCCAGACTATGATGGAAAGCTTTTTCAGATTAAATCAGGTGGAAAGACTTTGTAAAAAGCTGCCTGGTTTGGACTGCGGTTCCTGCGGCGCTCCTACATGTAAAGCTTTGGCCGAAGATATTGTGAGGGGAAACGCAAGAGAAGAGGACTGCGTTTACTATTTGAGAGAAAGTTTACATAAATTATCTCAGGAGGTATCGGCGTTAGCCGACGACATGGCGGCGGGAGAAAAAGGAGGCCAGGAAACTTTAAGGCTTTTAAAGGAATATATTCATAAAATATCTGAGGATATGTCCAGACTGGATAAGGATAAAAAAGGCGAGGCAGCGGGAGAGGGCCGGGAATAG
- a CDS encoding LysR family transcriptional regulator gives MDLRQLEYVVKIAEENSITKAADRLYITQSGLNQQLLKLEADLGIQLFHRTKNDFRPTEAGMIYVTYAKKMLQMKQEAYNIIHDMTDNKIGHLNVGLTPERGSTMFMEIYPKFYKAYPNITIEPLEIGIKKQISMISQGYLDLGFVTLTEKDKSSDEYIHIKNEDLLLGIPRIHPMAKYANGPGEPYATIDLEYFKKDRFVLMSRNSTMRGVIDPLFKEAGFAPNILFESASNYTLCTMVRNGLGCTILPEAYATAQESVAYFYLSSRPSWELAATYRKGSYLTKAARDFISLATQFWTLDQTSVS, from the coding sequence ATGGACCTGAGACAGCTGGAATATGTTGTAAAAATTGCAGAGGAAAACAGTATAACGAAAGCAGCGGACAGACTGTATATTACTCAGTCTGGTTTAAATCAGCAGCTCCTGAAGCTGGAGGCAGATTTAGGAATTCAGCTGTTCCACCGCACGAAAAATGACTTTCGTCCTACAGAAGCCGGGATGATCTACGTCACCTATGCCAAAAAAATGCTGCAGATGAAGCAGGAGGCCTACAATATTATCCACGACATGACTGACAATAAAATCGGCCACCTGAACGTAGGCTTAACTCCTGAGCGGGGCAGCACCATGTTTATGGAAATCTATCCTAAGTTTTATAAGGCTTATCCAAATATTACAATAGAACCTTTAGAGATTGGAATTAAGAAGCAAATATCCATGATCTCCCAGGGATATTTAGATTTAGGCTTTGTCACTCTTACAGAGAAAGACAAAAGCTCTGACGAATATATTCATATTAAGAACGAGGATCTCCTTCTTGGAATCCCCCGCATTCACCCCATGGCCAAATACGCCAACGGTCCCGGGGAGCCCTACGCCACTATTGACCTGGAATATTTTAAGAAAGACAGATTCGTGCTGATGTCCAGAAATTCTACTATGAGAGGCGTGATTGATCCTTTATTTAAGGAAGCTGGATTTGCCCCAAATATTCTTTTTGAATCTGCCAGCAACTACACCTTATGTACCATGGTGAGAAATGGCTTAGGCTGCACCATTCTTCCGGAGGCTTATGCCACTGCCCAGGAATCTGTCGCCTATTTTTATTTGTCCTCCCGCCCTTCCTGGGAGTTGGCCGCCACCTACAGAAAGGGATCTTACCTGACAAAAGCAGCCAGGGACTTTATTTCCCTGGCTACCCAGTTCTGGACCTTAGACCAGACATCTGTATCTTAA